From the genome of Geminicoccaceae bacterium:
GGACCTGATTTTGCATGCGGAACATGGTTCGAACGCATCGTCTTTCGCGGCCAGGGTGGTCGTGGGTACGCAGGCGAACCTGCACGCTGCGATGACGGCAGCCGTGGCGGCACTATCGGGCCCCGCTCATGGCGGCGCTGCCGAGGACGTCATGCGCATGGCTCGGGAAATCGGCGACCCGGCGAGGGCGGCTGGATACGTGAAGGCCAGGCGGAAGGCACGCGAGGCGGTCACCGGCTTCGGTCATCGAGTCTACAGGATCGAGGATCCGCGCGCGCGGCACATGCGCGAAGGTGTCGAGAAGCTGTCCAAGGAAATGGGCGAACCACGCTGGCATCAGATACTCGAGGCCGTGGTCGAAGCCATGAAGCCCTACGCCAGGCATGGCGTGGCGGTCAATGTCGATTTCTATTCGGGTGTCATCTATTACCTGCACCAGATTCCGCAGGATCTTTTCGTGCCGATCTTCGCGATCGGCCGGGTGCCGGGCTGGACAGCCCAATGTTTGGAACAATATGCCAGCAACATCCTCATCCGTCCGCTGACGCTGTATGACGGTCCCGAACCGAGGGCATTCGTGCCGATCGAAGATCGCTAACGGGTGGAGCCAAATCGTACCCGGATGTTGTGTGCATGGAAAAGTACGGTTTCTTAACCGTCTTTCTTAATCCGCTATTAACCGACAGCGTTCAAGGTTGGTGTCGATTCGACGAACGAGGGAGGTGCGCAGGCCTTTCAGACCGGGTCATGCCACTGCCTTCCCACCATTGCCACCCGAGCCGACCGGGACTGTCATGCCTATCAGCACCGAAAAGTCGGGCGATCGCCACCGAGGTGACCTGCTCATCGTCAAGCCGACTTCCCTGAAATATTCTCGGGACGTGAAATGTTTGACGTCCTTGCGTTTTTTCGCGGCAGCATGGGTGGTTCTGCTGCATTTTTCGCATGAACTGCCGATGGCGGTCACCGATCTGACCCAGTTTTTCGAAAATGGCAGGCTTGGCGTCGATTTCTTCTTCGTGCTTTCGGGATTTATCCTGTCGCACGTCTACCTGACCTCGCTCGAAGAGGACAGATTCAGCTTCCGGCGGTTCATTCAAAAACGTCTCGCCCGGCTCTATCCGCTGCACCTTGTCTGCATATTGCTCGTTGCCGGCTATATCGTTGCCGGCGCGCTGGTCGGTGTCTCGGTGAGCAACCCTGAGGTCTATTCACTCGACAGGCTGGGGTACAATCTTCTGCTCATGCATGCCTGGGGCGTGGTCGACGGGATGAGCTGGAACTATGTCTCCTGGTCGATCAGTGCCGAGTGGTTCGCGTATCTTCTGTTTCTGCCGATGAGCATGCTGTTTGTCCGCTGGCAGGTCCGCTCATCCCTCAAGCTGCTTGGTGCCATGGCGTTCCTGGTGTTCATGGTCGTCGCTTCGCCATCCGTCTTCGGTCGGGATCTCACCCAGCTGACTCACGATTTCGGCAACATGCGCATCCTTCCGGAGTTTATCCTCGGCATTGCCCTGTACCATTTCAGCAACGATCACGACGTGGACGCTGTTCTCGGTCCATGGTTGCTGGCCTTGGCCGTGATCGCCCTGGCGGCCATCGCCCATTACGATCTCAATGGGTTCTGGGCAGTCGTCCTGCTTGCGTTCATCATCTTTGCCTCGTCCTCGCTCGAACGGCAGGGCAAGCTCGGTTTTCTCGGCAATCGCGTGCTCGTCTATCTGGGGGAGACTTCCTATTCGCTCTACATGCTGCACGCCATCGTCTTCATCGTCTATTTCAAGTCTCTTGATGTCGTGTTCGGCGATCAGCTGCGGTCGGTGATATGGTACCTTGCACCACTGGTGATCCCGCTTTCCTTTGCGGCAGCCTCGGTCGGATATCACGTCGTCGAGGTCCCGTGCCGTCGCTGGATTACCGAAAGGATCGACCTCGACTCCGTGTTTCGCTGGCCCCGCTCACACACCGTTCCCGATTAGAGCGCATCCTGATCACGGTTCGAGCCGACAGATATTCCAGACTGTGCCGGTACAACTGCTCCGCTTGCGCACATGGTCCGGCACCTGACGGGACATGCGTCTCTGTGTGTCCATGAGCCAGACTTGATCTCAGCCCCATGGCGTGCTCGCGGGTATCATTTGATGTGACGGATCGGAAGGGTGAATGGATTGGCGGTCGTCTGCCTTCAGGCGAAAAGCCGCGTGAATTTCCGTTCGCCGGTCGTGGTGAAGGTTACAATGCGCGAGGCCCGATCCCGGCTTGCCCAGCCCAGTTCCTCAAACCGCGAGAGCAGCGCACGGCCGAGGCTGCCGGCAAGGTGAGGCCGGCGTTCGCTCCAGTCGAGGCATTCCCGGCAGAGTGGTGTGCGCCTGGCCCGGAGTTCGCCAAGATCGACGCCCAGAGCCGTGACGAATTCAGCACCACTGGTGGTGAGTAGCGGCGGCGCCTCGTCTGCGAGCATGAGGTGACCGTGCTCCACGAGGCATGCGAAAAGCCAGGTGCCGCGATCGCCGGCGAGATGATTGTAGCAGACCCGCGCCCGGCGCAGGGCAGCATCTTTCGGACCGACCCGGCTGCGCAGGTGTCCGGCTCCGGCGGCCAGCCCCATCAATCCTTCCAGGACCCGCGCAACATCGGCATTGGCCAGCGCGAAGTATTTATGCCGTCCCTGCCGGCGCAAGCACAGCAGGCCGCCCTGATCGAGCTTGGCCAGATGCGAACTGGCGGTCTGCGCGGTCACGCCAGCCTGCCGTGCGAGTTCGGTCGCGGTCAGGGCCTTGCCACTCATCAGCGCCGTCAACATGTTGGCGCGCGCGGGATCTCCGATCAGGGCGGCGATCCGGACGATATCCGGTCCTTCTTTCATGGTTCGATCATAATCGAAGCATGTGGTACTAGCAATCTGTTATGACCCGTGTGCAAATTCGGAAAGGAGCCATGCCATGCTGACCTGTGTCATTCGCTATCATGTCGATCCGGCGAAAGGAGCGCAGTTTGCGCAATATGCGCGGAACTGGGGCCAGGCCATCCCGCGTTGCGGTGCCGATCTCATTGGCTATTTCGCGCCATACGAGGGTTCGAGCACGCTTGCCTACGGCATCTACAATATTTCGAGTCTTGCGGCTTATGAGACCTATCGTGCCCGGCTTGCCGCCGATCCGCTCGGCCGGGAGAACTACGACTTCGCACAAACTGAAAAGTTTCTGCTGCGCGAGGATCGTACATTCTTGAAACTGGTTTCAGCACCGCATGGAGCTGCCGCATGATCGCCGTTATCTTCGAGGTCGAGCCCGCACCGGGGTGCCGGCAGGATTACCTGGACATGGCCGCCGCCATGCGTCCGCTGGTCGAGAGTATCGACGGGTTCATATCGGTCGAGCGCTTCCAGAGCACGACCAATCCGAACATGCTGTTGTCATTGTCCTTTTTCGAGGATGAAGCCGCCGTTGAGCGTTGGCGCAACCTGCCGCAACATCGCGCGGCACAGAACAAGGGACGGACGGGAATTTTCACCGGCTACCGGTTGCGCATCGCCCATGTCCTGCGTGATTATGGCATGACCGATCGCGGGGAGGCGCCACCAGACAGTCGCGAGGCGCATGGGCAGCCGGATCCATGACCCGGCTGTTCGAACAGGGCAGGCCGTCCATCGCCGTTGCCTGACAGGGCATGGACGTGCAAGGCAGGAGCCGGGTTTCGAGGGGGTGGCGATTGTCCGGTCGTTTTTCGAGATTTTCCTGGCTTGTTGGTATTCTCCTGATTGTGATTTTGGTCGGATTGGCCGTGTGGGGTGTGCAGTTTCTGGCTGACCGGCGTCTGGCGGAAGCGCTTGAACATGCCCGGACGAGCCTTCCGGCCCAGGTCCGGCTTACCTACGGCGCGCATTCGGTTGATCTTGGCGAACAAACCTTTGAGGTAAATGATGCCAGATTGAGCGAAAACGATCGCGTACTGACGGTCGCCTCGATCGAGGGGCAAGGCGTCGATATCAGCCTCGGGCTGGAACTCCGCTCGATCGGGACGGTCACCATGCGGGGAGGGACGCTTGTCGACGATTCCGGACGGAAGATCACGTTTGACCTGATGAGCCTGCACGATGTCGATCCCGCTCGTCTGGAAGCGTTGTTGAAGGCATCGCCGCATGTCTCGCTGGAGCTCTTGCAGGCCATCAACGGCGCGGTGCGTGTTCAGGGGCTGCATGCGATCATGCCGGGATTTATGCTGGACGTTCCGCAGGCGACGCTGGTTCGCGAAGCCGCCCCCCGGAATCGCGAAAGGTTCACCATTATTGCGGATGATATCGATATCTCGCCGGAAGAGCTGCCGGTCATCGGGTATGGTATTCTGCCGGAGCTCAGGAACGTGCACCTTGAAGCTGCCTTGACCCGCTCGGCGACCGAACCCCTTTCGGTTTTGAAAATGACAGCAAGTGCGGCGGGTTTCGGCCAGATCGATCTTTCGTTACAGATCGCAGGAGTGTCCGGCACGAGCAGTGCCGGAACGATACCGGCCGTGGGAGTGTCGCGCGTGACATATCGTGACGGGGGATTCGTCGACCAACGAATGACGGCCATCGCCAACGAGCTCGGTATCTCGCGTGTCGACCTCGCCCGGCGTATCGGCGACCTGATTGCCAAACGCATACGGGCCAGAGGCGACCTCCTGCAGGACGCTGTTCGGCAGACTGTCGCATTCCTGACCAAACCCGGCACGATTGCCGTGGAAATCGGTCCGGACCAGCCTGTTGCCCCATTGGTGGCAATCAGCCTTGGCCTGTTCGCTCCGGAAAACCTTGCGCAGATGCTACGGCTGAAGGTCATGGCCGAGCAATAGGGGAAGGCACCAGGCCCCGTTCAGGCGATGATGTCGGGATGGCGCTGCCGTTCGAGGATACCGATCCGGTCCTTCAGCGCCAGCTTCTGTTTTTTCAGCCGCTGCAACTCGACAAGGTCGGGCATGCCGTCTTCGACCAGTTGCCTGATACGGTTGTCCAGAGCCCGGTGAGCGGCGCGAAGACTGGACAGGCGCGTGTCGATCTCTTTAATCTTCTGCTCTTTGCTCATCTAGGTTCTTGACCCATCTTGCAAACCGGTGCGGATTGGAATCCGTTTTCGCGTGGCTGATGTCCCCAAGCCAAGTTGGGTTCCAGATCATAACGGGAACGGTCTAGCACATCACCTGTCATTTTTCAGCTTCATCCACGTGGCTGTAACGTTACGTTCGTGGATGGGAAAGGACGGAATGCAGCGCAACACACCTTCATACAAGCGGATCGGCATCATGACCAGCGGTGGCGATTGCGCCGGACTGAACGCGGTGATCCGCGCCGTCGTCCTGCGCGCGGCCGGGCTCGGCTGGTCGGTCATGGGCATCGACGAGGCGACACACGGCTTGCTCAAGCGCCCGGTGGCGGCCAGCGAACTGACCCCCGACAGCGTGAAGGGAATCCTGCACCAGGGCGGGACGATCCTGCGAACGACCAATCGCGGCAATCCCTTCGCCTATCCCGATGGCCATGGTGGCGCGGTCGACCGGTCGCAGGAAATCATCGACGGTTACCGCCTGCTGGGCCTGGATGCACTGATCGGCGTCGGTGGCGACGGCAGTCTCGCCATCCTGCGGCGGCTCGCACAGCAAGGCGGTATCAATCTGGTCGGCATTCCCAAGACCATCGACAACGATCTCGGCCACACCGAGCGCGCCGTCGGCTTCAGTACGGCGGTGGTGGTGGCTACGGAAGCCATCGACCGGCTTCACGTCACTGCTGCCAGTCACAATCGGGTGATGGTGCTGGAGGTGATGGGCCGTGATGCCGGCCACATCGCGTTGACGTCGGGCGTGGCCGGCGGTGCCGATGTCATTCTCATCCCCGAGATTCCCTACAGGATGGATGCGATCTGCGACAAGATTCTCGGTCGGCGCGACGTGGGACGCAACTTCAGCCTCGTCGTCGTGGCCGAGTCGGTCAAATCGGACGAAGGCGAAGTCCAGCTTTATCAGGATGCGCATGGTCAGTCTCGCTATGGCGGCATCGGTCGAATGATCGCGGAAGAAATCGCCGCGCGGACGGGTGCGGAAACGCGCGTGACGGTGCTGGGGCACGTCCAGCGCGGCGGATCGCCGGTACCTCTGGATCGAATCCTGGGTTCGGCCTTCGGCGTGGCCGCGGTCGACCTGATCGAGCAGGGGCGGTTCGATCGCATGGTCGCCTGGCAGAACCGTGCCGTTGTGGATGTGTCGATTGCCGAAGCCTGCGCACAATATCAGGCCGTTGATCCTCATGATACTCTGGTCCATACCGCCCGCGGGCTCGGGATCTGTCTGGGCGACTGAGCGAGGCGTGCCCGGCATCCGTACGCGCTTCCGCTTCGTCAGGGAATGATAGGAACATGAGCAAACTCGTCGCCGACATCGGCGGAACCAATGCCCGTTTCGCGCTGGTCGACGGGACCGGGGAACTGAGCGACATCCGCAATCTGCCGACATCCGGTTATCCGGGGCCCGCCGCTGCCGTGCGTGCCTATCTCGGAGTGCGCGAGGTGGATACGCTGGTCATGGCCGTAGCGACACCGGTCGCCGGTGACCGCATTCGTTTTACGAATTGCAACTGGGAATTCCTGGTTCCGGGGTTGCAGGCCGAGCTGGGGCTCGAACGCCTGTCCGTGATCAACGACTTTGTCGCTCAAGCGCTTGCCGTACCCCAATTATCCTCGAAATATCTCGATCCGGTCCGTGACGGAACGGTCGAGCCGGGCTGGCCTATGGCTGTCATGGGGCCGGGAACGGGACTAGGCGTGGCGGCGTTGGTTCCTGTGGGCGGCGGATGGCGGCCGTTGGCGAGCGAAGGGGGGCACGCTTCCTTCGCGCCGCAGAATGCCCGTGAGGATGCGATCCTGCGTGAACTGCGCAGGCAATGGCCGCATGTCTCATGCGAACGCGTGGTCTCGGGCCCCGGCCTGCTGCATGTCGCCCGGAGTCTTGCCGCTATCGACGGCAAGGAATTGCAGGCCCTGTCACCGGAGTCGGTAACCCAGTTTGCCCGCGAACGAAGCTGTGAAATCTGCATGGAGACGGTCGAGGTCTTCTCGGGCCTGATCGGCTCGATGGCGGGCGATCTGGCGCTGACCTTCGGTGCAAGGGGTGGGGTCTATCTGTGCGGAGGCGTTACCGCCCGCCTGGGCGAACTGCTGGACCATGACCGGCTGACGACTGCATTCCTCGAAAAGGGCCGACTGCGCTCCTTCCTCGAACCGGTTCCGGTTGCCATTGTCACCCATCCCAATCCGGGATTGCTGGGCACTGCACACTATCATCCGGACCTCTGAAGGTCGCTGACGGACGATATCTGCCCGATTTCGTCAACTCACGCGCTGACGTTTGCCGTAGAGTTGTTCGGCACGGGTCTCGAACGCCGAGACCATGCGGCGGACGGCTTCTTCGAAGAGCAGGCCGATGAGGCCCTGCAGGACGCGGGAACGGAACTCGAAATCGACGAAAAAGTCCACATGGCAGCCACCTTCCCCGGCAGGCTCGAATCGCCAGTGGTTGTTGAGGTAGCGGAACGGGCCGTCGATATATTCGACATCGATGCCCGACTTTGGAACCAGCTTGACCTTGGAGGTGAACCGTTCGCGGAAGACCTTGAAGGCAATGATGAGATCGGCGAAGAAGACAGTCTCACCTTCGCGTCTTGTGATACGGCATGCCTTGCACCAGGGCAGGAACTCCGGATAGTGATCGACGGCCGCAACGAGGTCGTAGAGCTGCTCGGGGGAGTACGGCAGGTGCCGTCTTTCTGCGTAGGTCGGCATCGATACGGCTCAGGCCCGGCGGCCAAGCTTAGCGTTTCGGGCCTCGCGCAGCCGGGCGAAGTCGTTTCCGGCGAGGTAGGATGAGCGCGTCAGCGGCGTCGCGGATACCATCAGGAAGCCCTTGGCCCGGGCCGAACGTTCATAGGCTCTGAACTCGTCCGGATGGACGAAGTTCTCGACCTTGTGATGTCGGGCGGTCGGTTGCAGATACTGGCCGATGGTGATGAAGTCGATGTCGGCGGAACGCATGTCGTCCATCACCTGCAGGACCTCGCGCTTTTCCTCGCCGAGCCCGACCATGATGCCGGACTTGGTGAACATCGACGGATCGAGTTCCTTGACCTGTTGTAACAGTCGCAAGGAGTGGAAATAGCGCGCACCGGGACGAACCGTACGATACAACCGCGGCACGGTTTCGAGGTTGTGATTGTAGACATCGGGCCGGGCTTCGACGATCCTCTCCACCGATCCCGGCTTGCGCAGGAAATCGGGTGTGAGAATTTCGATGGTGGTCGAAGGAGATGCCTTGCGGATTTCCTCGATGCAGCGGACAAACTGGAAGGCACCGCCATCCGGCAGGTCATCGCGATCGACCGAGGTGATCACCACGTGCTCAAGGCCCATGGTTACCACCACTTCCGCCAGATGTTCCGGCTCGGCCGGATCGACCGCGCGCGGAGCACCTGTCTTGATGTTGCAGAAGGCACAGGCGCGCG
Proteins encoded in this window:
- the lipA gene encoding lipoyl synthase: MSTITITQPHRIQRKPAWIRVKAPTSSGYHETRQLLRAKNLVTVCEEAACPNIGECWQQKHATVMILGDTCTRACAFCNIKTGAPRAVDPAEPEHLAEVVVTMGLEHVVITSVDRDDLPDGGAFQFVRCIEEIRKASPSTTIEILTPDFLRKPGSVERIVEARPDVYNHNLETVPRLYRTVRPGARYFHSLRLLQQVKELDPSMFTKSGIMVGLGEEKREVLQVMDDMRSADIDFITIGQYLQPTARHHKVENFVHPDEFRAYERSARAKGFLMVSATPLTRSSYLAGNDFARLREARNAKLGRRA
- a CDS encoding winged helix-turn-helix transcriptional regulator; the encoded protein is MKEGPDIVRIAALIGDPARANMLTALMSGKALTATELARQAGVTAQTASSHLAKLDQGGLLCLRRQGRHKYFALANADVARVLEGLMGLAAGAGHLRSRVGPKDAALRRARVCYNHLAGDRGTWLFACLVEHGHLMLADEAPPLLTTSGAEFVTALGVDLGELRARRTPLCRECLDWSERRPHLAGSLGRALLSRFEELGWASRDRASRIVTFTTTGERKFTRLFA
- a CDS encoding ATP-dependent 6-phosphofructokinase; translated protein: MQRNTPSYKRIGIMTSGGDCAGLNAVIRAVVLRAAGLGWSVMGIDEATHGLLKRPVAASELTPDSVKGILHQGGTILRTTNRGNPFAYPDGHGGAVDRSQEIIDGYRLLGLDALIGVGGDGSLAILRRLAQQGGINLVGIPKTIDNDLGHTERAVGFSTAVVVATEAIDRLHVTAASHNRVMVLEVMGRDAGHIALTSGVAGGADVILIPEIPYRMDAICDKILGRRDVGRNFSLVVVAESVKSDEGEVQLYQDAHGQSRYGGIGRMIAEEIAARTGAETRVTVLGHVQRGGSPVPLDRILGSAFGVAAVDLIEQGRFDRMVAWQNRAVVDVSIAEACAQYQAVDPHDTLVHTARGLGICLGD
- a CDS encoding citrate (Si)-synthase, whose translation is MSEDETVRIHRGLKGVHFERSATSFIDGRAGVLLYRGYSIHDLATRATFEEVAHLILKGELPNRAELAEFEGQLVQARTLPGPVLDIIRTMAAAHPMDVLRTAVSALAAFDPDVADNDAQATLRKGIRLTSQVPAIVCAHEHIRNGREPVPADPALSHAGNFLWMLKGEKPSVAATGLMDKDLILHAEHGSNASSFAARVVVGTQANLHAAMTAAVAALSGPAHGGAAEDVMRMAREIGDPARAAGYVKARRKAREAVTGFGHRVYRIEDPRARHMREGVEKLSKEMGEPRWHQILEAVVEAMKPYARHGVAVNVDFYSGVIYYLHQIPQDLFVPIFAIGRVPGWTAQCLEQYASNILIRPLTLYDGPEPRAFVPIEDR
- a CDS encoding antibiotic biosynthesis monooxygenase — encoded protein: MIAVIFEVEPAPGCRQDYLDMAAAMRPLVESIDGFISVERFQSTTNPNMLLSLSFFEDEAAVERWRNLPQHRAAQNKGRTGIFTGYRLRIAHVLRDYGMTDRGEAPPDSREAHGQPDP
- a CDS encoding NIPSNAP family protein, yielding MLTCVIRYHVDPAKGAQFAQYARNWGQAIPRCGADLIGYFAPYEGSSTLAYGIYNISSLAAYETYRARLAADPLGRENYDFAQTEKFLLREDRTFLKLVSAPHGAAA
- a CDS encoding acyltransferase, coding for MTSLRFFAAAWVVLLHFSHELPMAVTDLTQFFENGRLGVDFFFVLSGFILSHVYLTSLEEDRFSFRRFIQKRLARLYPLHLVCILLVAGYIVAGALVGVSVSNPEVYSLDRLGYNLLLMHAWGVVDGMSWNYVSWSISAEWFAYLLFLPMSMLFVRWQVRSSLKLLGAMAFLVFMVVASPSVFGRDLTQLTHDFGNMRILPEFILGIALYHFSNDHDVDAVLGPWLLALAVIALAAIAHYDLNGFWAVVLLAFIIFASSSLERQGKLGFLGNRVLVYLGETSYSLYMLHAIVFIVYFKSLDVVFGDQLRSVIWYLAPLVIPLSFAAASVGYHVVEVPCRRWITERIDLDSVFRWPRSHTVPD
- a CDS encoding DUF465 domain-containing protein; translated protein: MSKEQKIKEIDTRLSSLRAAHRALDNRIRQLVEDGMPDLVELQRLKKQKLALKDRIGILERQRHPDIIA
- the glk gene encoding glucokinase → MSKLVADIGGTNARFALVDGTGELSDIRNLPTSGYPGPAAAVRAYLGVREVDTLVMAVATPVAGDRIRFTNCNWEFLVPGLQAELGLERLSVINDFVAQALAVPQLSSKYLDPVRDGTVEPGWPMAVMGPGTGLGVAALVPVGGGWRPLASEGGHASFAPQNAREDAILRELRRQWPHVSCERVVSGPGLLHVARSLAAIDGKELQALSPESVTQFARERSCEICMETVEVFSGLIGSMAGDLALTFGARGGVYLCGGVTARLGELLDHDRLTTAFLEKGRLRSFLEPVPVAIVTHPNPGLLGTAHYHPDL
- a CDS encoding type II toxin-antitoxin system RatA family toxin; the protein is MPTYAERRHLPYSPEQLYDLVAAVDHYPEFLPWCKACRITRREGETVFFADLIIAFKVFRERFTSKVKLVPKSGIDVEYIDGPFRYLNNHWRFEPAGEGGCHVDFFVDFEFRSRVLQGLIGLLFEEAVRRMVSAFETRAEQLYGKRQRVS